In one window of Chryseobacterium viscerum DNA:
- a CDS encoding T9SS type A sorting domain-containing protein — MKKIILLLSFLFACQNQLTAQIIIGPVETYKVAFTRNDDYAPGDIAYADTTLTLEIKTGSSAPQFNSFLPNNNASKDYAFPTFTTSSQVTYVKVTFNDPVSPVLVSGYYPLSTVVGSHTTISDPNLIVYDPYPGKYGYGVDIYCNAPNKYTIRVTKFLCHICIRPPVSKNGNLQSNDPILVPNPSIGLSELYYTAVDRETISINVVDINGKVVRAYTTDIEAGLNKLSVDLQNSLGGTYIVQWKSNIGKSGTLKLIKNK; from the coding sequence ATGAAAAAAATTATCCTTCTACTGTCTTTTTTATTTGCCTGCCAAAATCAATTAACGGCGCAAATAATTATTGGTCCTGTAGAGACTTACAAGGTTGCCTTTACTAGAAATGATGATTATGCTCCGGGAGATATTGCATACGCTGATACTACTCTTACACTTGAAATAAAAACAGGGTCTTCTGCTCCACAATTTAATTCATTTCTTCCTAATAATAATGCTTCTAAAGATTATGCTTTTCCAACATTTACTACTTCATCCCAGGTTACCTATGTTAAAGTAACTTTTAATGATCCGGTATCTCCAGTATTAGTTAGCGGATACTATCCACTTTCAACGGTAGTTGGGAGCCATACAACCATTTCAGACCCTAATCTAATTGTGTATGATCCATACCCCGGTAAGTATGGATATGGGGTAGATATTTATTGTAATGCTCCAAATAAATATACCATTAGAGTTACCAAGTTCTTATGTCATATATGTATCCGTCCTCCCGTTTCTAAAAATGGAAATCTTCAAAGTAATGATCCAATATTGGTACCTAATCCAAGCATTGGACTCTCTGAGCTTTATTATACAGCAGTGGATAGGGAAACAATTTCAATCAATGTTGTTGATATCAATGGTAAAGTAGTTAGAGCATACACTACAGATATAGAAGCTGGGCTAAACAAATTGTCGGTTGATCTCCAAAATTCTTTGGGAGGAACATATATTGTCCAGTGGAAATCCAATATTGGTAAAAGCGGAACTTTAAAACTGATAAAAAATAAGTAG